The region TTGTTCTGATGGTCACCGACCGGCATCAAATCGATCGATGGCGCACTccctatttattaaataaataatttagcctatatacgtcccactgctgggcacaggcttcctctcaagcacgagagggctTAGGAATGGGGTTGGGGACTtaacatacacctttgaatttcttcttggatgtatgcaggtttcctcacgatactACTTATATAGTTAAATTCTTAAGAAATTACGATTGATAAGTATAAGTTGAAGCTTTCTTGTTACCAACCGAGGTGTGTAGGTACACAATTTTACGTCTTCCCTTGGCCAAAAAGAAACATCCTGTCATCAAACCGTGTAACAAGTACTTAAGAGCAATCAAAACGAGCgcctttttaaataatttttcattCAAACTTACCTTGTTTTCATTGCTCTTGGGTGTACGGCCTTGGATGTCGTAAAAAAGTATTGTAATGACAAATTAGTCTTTATACCTATCCTTAAGTATTTAGCGTAGTGTAGATAACACTTCAAAGTACTACCGCCGGTCTCCCCGCTATATTTAGACACGTAGGCACCCTAAATTCCTAACCCACCGCAACACTGATAAGGGCTTGATTCATCAAATTAATTTAGTTACTCACTTCCTCTACTTGCTGACTCATCCCATTCACGGATATTTGTTCGAATCGAGATGCCACTTGAGGCCGCACTCactatttaattatttgaaTTTAATGGGTAATAATGGGTATTGGGTAATTCACTTGTCTTTAAGTACCTAGTCTATTTAGTAATTCTCTAGTTATTCTAGAGTATTCTCTAGTTAGTATAGAGACTTATAGACACGGAAAAAtttgatgtttaaattgttGTCCGCAGGCTTTATTTAAGTATCCTCAGTTTTTTCAAGAGGGTTTAGCATTCATCCTATGCTCTAGTGTTATGGAAGGGATATCTGAGTCTTGAAAGTAATGGATAAAAGCACAATTGGACGTATCGGGAAACTCATAAATTTTCGGACTAGTATTTAAAAAACAGGAGTTGAGCCTTATTCTCCTCTTAAAAAGGAAGGACAACATAAACATATCTACACCATGCCCCAATGAAAACAATGAAGCATTTTTTGGCCGATACGCCAATTTTTTGTCGAGTTTCCACATTGACGACCCCTTGCGTTTTTATCTACAACCCAGCCACAGCTTACCCTTGCCATTTATTTTTATCCTAAATCCATCGCTTGCTTTTTAGACCAAGCGTCCCTTTAAGTCGATCGTATACTGCACATAGACTTCAACTTATAGGCCCCATTTCGTCATTCCCTAAACCAAAAGCGATATAATTTCTAAAACTTTCATGACGCTAGGTGGCGACCCGCATAATGCGTCAGCTGATCGAGCAGTTCTCGGCGGGCGATCTGTTCGGGCGCGACAACTACGAGTACTACGCGCGGGTCACGGGTCGTATCCTGCGAGTTAAGGACGAGTGGATATGCTCGTTCAGGGACCCGCCGCCGCCGAGACACCGCATCGACCAGGAGGCCTACGCTAGTGAGACCAACTATTTGTGTATCTATTAAAGTCCTCGACTCAATCCTTGTAGCCTACGACATCAAATGATGTCGGTGGTGCTACAAAGCAATGAGAAACGTTACCCTAGGATTGAAAAAAGTGAGAGAAAGAAAGATTTTCCTTGAACCAAACTCAACAACGTTACAGTAGGTGCTTGTGACAGTTGTGACTATTTTCAAAGTACTTAgcaggtatattattatactaggTCGCTTCGCAtttaataagtacttaaaataGGTTGCGAAAACATGCTATGACAAATACTTTGCAAGTACATTAGTTACATTACGTTTGCTTGCTTTTGAAACAACTACGGGATAGTGTAAACAAACTCAAGATAACATTATTGCAGATAGTAAATAGTAATCTATGTTATCATCAAATTAGGCTGTTCTCAGGAAAAAGATTGTATTTTAAGTGCCTTAATGGTTTGAGATTTTATCATGATATTTCTTTAGATTGATGTAGATATTGGGACTGCAATTAATTTAaagcgttttttttattttgttacaggACAGTTATCACTGGAAGCCGAGAAGACGTGGCTGCAATGCGAATGCGATCGTTGGGGCAATAAATTCAATTTAGAAGGTAAATTTCAATGTTATTTGAACATGATAATAGTGTATGGAACTAGTTGATAcgttttatgtaaatatttattcatatgTGATGACCATGACTACTTCCGATTCCAATTATTACTGCACCCAGCTTCGAGCGTAGCAGTTATTATGGTGGCTGTGGGTACATTGTTAGAGTAAATGATGGACATAAACTATTAATGTTCATAGATACTCAAAAGCATATTTACAGTTTTAAGTCAAATTTATGTCTGCCTATACGATGTTTGAATATTCTCAAAGTGTTTTTTAGTATATATCGCAATTGTGTTGTAATTATTTGATAGTCAAATATCAACATTAATAGAAGTTCAATAGTTATGTACCTGCAGTATATTATTCTAAAGTACGATTTTCATAAAACGCATCGAATCATAGAATAGAATTTAAAAAACCTGTCGGATTGGAGTGCAACCTTTAGTATGTTTATTCAACTTTATTCATACCAGTTCCTTAAAAGAGCTAATCCTGTATTCAAAAGTTGTAATTTACCCACTTCTTATCTAATAAGCATTTTACGTTAATCGTACTTAACGTGTAAATCTTTCGCAGGTCGTCTGAATGTGTCTGACAAGTATTAAAACTAGTCAAGTACCATTTTTTCTAGTCAATATTGTAAATACGTCTGGTGAGTGCAAATTGTGAATGAGTAAAATTGATAACTTACTGTTGGTATCGGTAACGGGTTGGTGGCACTAGTGATGTATTAATTGTGTAGAAATCACCGAATATTTGGACGAAGTTATACAAAACGAATCAAGCTAATAGTACTAATAAAACTGATTCACAAAAAGCAAATATTTGACACTATTTTATATGAAGTTAGGAAAGTCCAAAGTTGAACCTTCATTACAAAAAGTCGATATTATAACGTTCCCTAACAactaataggggatattactgcaatgttctgccgccagagtgcagcactaccgactcaagtaaattcatagactaacttatacatactgtgccttaaactgttttttgacaagttttctcagacaataaaatatgacattgatgcatcaaggcggtttgttaacaagggcctaccggtaaacgcgaaaatccaaatttagttatctgcctctttatcgctcgaatatgcaagagtgatagagagattagataacgaaatttcgattttcttgtttcgcggtaggccatgtgattgacgtgacgtgtgatgtgtcaatgtggtttgtttactgtatgggccacaaaggtgccatctacgcagagctttgcctaatattccctattaagaTATACTTGGCACAATTCAGTAGTTTCGATACTTTTCTTATAACTACGTCCATTGTTATCAGTCACAAATCACGATTACTAATCTTGGGAACATACTTAAatgaaaaatcataaaaatcatCCCAGTTCACTCACATGTATTTAATTGACATTTACATTTACACACTAATTAAATACAGTTACGATTTAGAAATATGTTATGTAGTGTTACATTTAGATATAACTACAATTTTTAACTTAAATCTAATGATCGTCTAAAAATAAGAGAAGAAAGATCGTTTAATAATTTCTAAGAACAAATTCTACCGTCACAATCGCAGTAGTTATCTAAAGTAATTAACAAATTAGTACATTTCCGGCTTTTTCATGTGTGCCGACGACATTCCATGGGGACACGAACAAGAGGTCAGAGCTAAATGTCACGAGCCGAGCTTTTAAATGAAAAGATAAATGTGACGAAAATGTCATGACACTTCCTTTATTTTCATTACTTGATAATGTAACAAAAacgtcgtattgtccttttcatCTTTGTTATGTTGACCGATAACGTATCAAGTTGTCATTTCTTTTGACACAATACTCAATTGGCAATCGAAGCTAAGCTTGTGAAAGTGTAGTTATCTATACGGTCTTTACCTGTAGGGAAACAAGTTACTTAGAACATTTTTCGACGGATAAAGTTTAAAGATCAGGTATTCGATATTCGGACCGATTGTATGTCTGGTAATGATTAAATACTCAATATTAAAGACCTATGCCATTCCTTAATGCTTTGGAAacctttttttatataatatttgacGCATCGAGGCCTTTCTTGCATATCGTAACAGGGCGAACGACAGCTTTGCGTCATTTGAAAAACGTAACCAAACTGAACCTTATTGACACTGCATACATTGTCAGGTTTAACAAAGTCCGAAGAGTGCCAGTCGATGCCCGCGCTGATGGGCGTCGTGGGCGGCAGCGCGGCCGGCGGCGTGCTCGGCCTCGGCATCATACCCGAGCACTCGCTGCTCGACTCCTGCACCAGGCTGTCCATCTCGCTCGAGGAGAGCGTGTTCAAGGTACGTGCGACGAGTATAGTACGAGAGGCATGACGAGGACGGCACGATGGGGTCGGTaaggtctgtgcggaaagagaagagtcgtagaatgtatgggctcccctacatttcacgactcttctctttccgcacagactctagctgGCCATCGTTACGTCACTTGACTCTCTTTTATTCCTGTATACAATATACTGACTTAACTAAATCTTTGAAAATTTTCTCTGTCCCGTCGTGACAAAAAACAATCGTGACCGCACTTGTTAAtgaataggtatgtacttacatGAGAAATGAGTGGAGTGGACATAATGAGTGGATTAAACGTGCATATCACTGTAGTGCTTAATACTGGAGTGCGGTCGCGTCTGGATTTGCATCGGTGTGATAACCGCGTAAATCTACCCAATTGTTTTAACACATCACATGGCATCACATCAATGTCCGACGTcaagtcagacgacgctacggagccacgctgttacgtcgtcgcccaaacctaatgtttagttaatttttatgtgtattgtttttctttgtctttccttttattttgtattttcacagtgccttggttttatactgtaatgctgtgttacttatttgatcaataaataaaataaataaaatgtttcagGTGTCGGTGAGTTCGTCGTCGCAGTCGTCGCGCAGCAACTCCAGCCCGCACATGACGCTGGACGAGCTCCGAGCCATCAACAAGTACGCGGAGAGCACCAAGAGCCTCTCCTATCTCCCCCAGGTACGCTTGCTCACATGATTAAAGCTGTTTCAAACGTATTGTAGGCCGTGATGGTCGGTCGCCGTtagaatagggagtattactgcaatgttctgccgccagagtacagcactagctcctctagaaaaccatagagtaacttatacatactgtgccttaaactgttttttgacaagttttcacagacaataaaatatgacatagATGCATcgaggcggtttgttaacaggggcctaccgggaaacgcgtaaatcgacatttagttataagcctctttatcgctcgaatatgcaagagtgatagagaggttagataacgaaatttcgatccATAGGTagattgtgacggatagtggtagtggcgcctcctacgcagagtttcgcgtaatattccctattccgCACGAATTAATTACACAGCGTGTAATTGTAATTGATGCTCGGCATCGGAGGGGCTAAGGTGCTGTTTTTGGGCACCATGACCATTCtgatatcaaagagaatttaaatAGTGGCGtgttgtcaaagtaaattttggaGTCACagttttactgccatctttcgacacatgattaaaacttttagaaagccatttgactttgatccttattctttcactgatatatgttaaatttgttaaatataaaaaggtgtcgccatctactcgagtataggccaaaggtatcgcaccatcttttcgagcgatggccatacctttggcctatacttgGCTGATATATTTAATAGCGACCGTCGAATACGAAATAAATGTTGGCGATTTCACGCCGCACAACCAATTCGAGCTAGGAATGATAGGTCAGTTTATATCAAGTTGCATTAACGTTAATATGACATTGAACACATTCACTGTCAGCGCGAGCTACGTGCTACTAGAGTTGCCGATAACACGTAATTTCCGCTTTGTAGCAAAAAGCGCCTACCAACAGAGAACCCGCCCAGCGGGTCGCTGgcggtgaatgtgttaagctgTTAAGGCAGTTGCTGTCTCTTCTTAAAGAGACTGCAATGGCTAAAATAGatattaaatataatgaatGTTAGTTTCTTGACTACTGAAGTTCAAAAGTTCTACGTTATTtagaaattaaatatattatgtactcaaTAAATAATCAATCAACATGTTTGAAACTTATTATGGTTAAGTACTAAGTACATTTACCTAAAAATATTTCTCCCAATGTATAAAGTGTGTGTTTGGGTTCTAGCGCTCACAAAAGGACTTTTTCTTTAAGTGATGGTGAAGATTTCTCTCAATCCACCCGTAGCGCCACTGTCCACTGCTCCTGACATACTTGTACTGTACTGTCTCTACCATCGGGTACCATGATTCCAGGGGCGAAACGTTCTGTCAAGTACGCGTACCGGAAAATACCCTAGCGATAAAATGAAACTAGGAACAAAATATAAACGTTTCGTGAAAATTCAGCCTTACGGCGCACTATAGACTACGCACATGGGTTCACAATTCGCTCGATTTTATTATGTCAAAATATGGATCAACACTCTATAAACGGCATAGGCTAGTGTGCGTTTGCCGCTGTGTGAGAGCCCATCTTTATTTTGAGACCTACATACGTTGCCCCGTCTGTAACGTAGGGTCCGAACGGTTTCACCGTTAACTTCGCCTCAGAGTGACATGAACTCGGTGCTCTTGaagtagtgatccaaaagactcgagccttagGAGCTttattttttagggctcgcctcatctcttgacgcctaaaaggctaaaagcctatttattagctctttagcccccgagcctagttctatttaagagcctagactcttggggctaataaccttattaaacccctaaaaaaaagcctatttagctctttagccccaagccttaataaggttattagcaccaagagtctaggatcttaaatagaactaggctcgggggctaaagagctaaataggcttttagccttttaggcgtcaagaaatgaggcgagccctaaaaaaagagctaaaaggctcgagtcctttggatcactatcTTGAAGTGAAGTTAACGCAAAGCTTGCCAGAACGAAATTGCTACTGGACTTGCGTACTCGATGCTCTCAAATGAACCATTCATAGATGTTtcattacaaataaatatcattCATTTTCTCATTAGTTAGTAAGTAATGTCAGTCCTAAGTACGGAATAGATGTCTGATGCCTGAGCTCTATCTGTGGTTCATTTTCACCTCTCAACTGCATGTTGGTTTTCTGTGGATTTAGGACGATCTGTGGCTGCCCTTTTAGAATTGTTTTAGTTTGATTTGGTCCTTCAGAGaacttttaaattgacacagCTTGATAGAGATGTGCGCACAATGGTGTGTGCGTGTATATAACGCAGTGCAGTGTGCAAAACACGTGAAAATGTGCGTCAAAACCGATATTCTATCAGCATACACACCGCTTTTATATGTTTCGAATGCCGTCGATAATCTGCGGAAGTACAGAACTTTAGGGTAAATTACGCATTTATTGACAATAATTTCATtcgtatttattattttggtgtGCAGGATTTCTAACGTCATTTCCGTTTTTTGTCACTAATATCGTAGATCGTAGACGGTTGAGTAGTACTAACTGAACTAACGTTCTCGTTTCATGTTAACATTTTTAACGATATCACAATGTCATCCCGGGGTAGACTAATTTAGCCATCATCTTTTTCTTATTATAATTGgagtccttcgagccggatttATGTGTAACACGAggcgatttaaaaaaaaatagagccAAACTATAGTTTCCCTATCGATATACAATGATACTGAAACTATAGGAGCACCTCCTCAGTCCCCTCGTGGGGTGGGTGCTGCCGCTGGATTGACGTGGGTGACGCTTGGGTTGTGGTAGGTCCACGAGCGCCAGCGGGCGCGCATGCGCACGCGCTCCGAGTGGTTCCTGCAGCCCGCCGCCTCGCTGGACACGCCGCGCGCGCGCGCCGGTACGCCCCCGCCTCCGCCGCCGCGCGTGCCGAGCCGAGCCCGAGCACGAGCCCGCTGCGGCGACACCCAACAGAGCACGGCCCTATACGTGCTTGTTGCCTGCCTAGAGTTTTTGTTTTGACGCGCACCGGTACTGTGACTCTGTGTTCGTTCGCTTCGGTGCGGTTGGACTAACAGCGCGGTTGGGGTTGCGTTCTTAttcttaatttattaattatagaCGGTATATAGTCAACAAAATAAAATCTGACAACTCTAATTAATacgaacttacaaataaaagTGCAGATATGTTTCGAAGTAATTACAGGGAAGCAAAGTGCTAGAGGTGTACAATAAAAAGTGAGCGTTATACGGGGATCATCCACATGGGCCGAGTAAGATAGCAAAGCGATAAAACAGCACACACAACAGAGGTAAAACATATGAAGACAATAAAAAAGCCCGCACCAATGGCCCGGTTGTATGTTGGCCGTGTGCTAAGACAGCGAACGCAGTTTGCTTACACTGTAGTACAAAGTAGGTCTCAAAACTCTCAGCGCGTGTTAACAACTCCGCCGTTATTACCAcagatatagaataagaacgtCAATCCTAACCACACCTCGGTATGTCGCGCCCGCTTGTCCCGCTTCCGGCTTTCAACGTCACGTTTGTTTTCCCTTTTCACCGCACGAACACTTCATATGCATGCTTTCTTTGTTCACTTTCGAtcgtgtttttatgtttgtttgtgTTATGGTATGGAAATTCATGCATTGCATTTGTTTGTTgttattgtatttttgtatttcatTAATAGAAATTGTAGaactaattattaataaatatatagcTTTAAGATTGTTagtgtgttatttattatttgtttaacaGCTTTCTGGTAATGTGCTTTTATTCCACTTGAAACGAACAAAACGGTTTGTTTTAAATTATCGAAAATTCACCTTGCGTACATAATCATGGATAGCCAATAGTCTAAATATTAATCTATATTGAATAGACTAACTGATATTTTTACCCAATCCCAGTTATAGATTAGCGATTGATAGTGTCTATGGGAATCAGAAATTGCCACCTGATTATGTTGTCTATGCCATACAGTGTtctgggttttttttttaatttccttgGTTGATGCATGTCAAGATTCTTGCAGTGCACAAAATCTTAGCAGGATTTAATTTATGACAGAACAGATTTTTGTGAAAATAGGAGGACATTGATAATTTTGATAGCCTATATCTATACAGTCAAACTGCATCCGCTTAGCTAGTAGTTTGACGTCGgtttacagtcacctgcaaaaatATCTTGCACAACGAAgcccgcaaaaatatatgatccGTTTTTAAgactacaaataatacatatgGTGTCATATGTTTTGCGTGCTTTGTTGTGTAAGATATTTCTGCAAATGAATAGATGCTGTGATGCTGTAGCTCCCATAAGTCCCATATATGAGAATCGTAGGTACTCCTAGAATCTTATTAtcaatgtaatatgagtttacgTATTTAAAATCGTTTATGTCACGCTTGGAATGCGAGGTGCTATCCGAAAAAAGTTTAGAACGCCATGTCGCGAATGTGGAGCATTTGTTACATATGTATAATGATCACGGCATGTTATGTATCGATGTTGTCTGCACAAATTCACAAGCCACCGTCGTTCAGAATGGTCATTGCATTACGAGTCCTGCCACGGTTGCCACAAACGTCTGAGTTGCTTGTTTGCTAGGGCCGCTGGCATGTGCGAAGGATATTGTCCTTCCTAcaacttttcttatttttatatttagaaaGAAGTACCTACACAAATCAATCATAGATTTATTTAAGCTCATTTCTTTGTGCATAATAGAAGTACTGAACTAAGTAACATAATTTTGCAAAATTTAAACAGTACCGCGAAAGCTTAATTGCCAGATTTAGATTTAGTGAAACTACATCTCACATTGTACCTTCACATTACGGTGTCAAttgttttgtgtaaaaatattagcCGTAGAAATACAACAGCTAATATTTGTATAATTTTCTTCTATTTAgatctttttttaattgttaccTGCCAATCGAACTTAGAAGTAGGCAATTAGCTTTTTAACGTTAGTAAAGAAAATGAGCTTTATCACAAAGTACCGTGAATTGATTCAGTATAACTATTAcgctattttacaataaaaatatttcgctTCTTTGACAATTCTAATGCTATAAAACTACTCTACGTAAGTATGGTAGAGATTTGTAGTAGAAAACattattgtgaaaaaaaaaagagtaaATACGTCAgaaatttaagtatataaaGCCCCAATCTGCGCTTATTTTACGCTAAAACCGGCACATTCACATGCGCAACTTCAAAGCAGATTTATCCGGATAAATAATGATGGTTCCACAGTTTCAATATGTTATTCTGTTACAACTCTATACCCATACCCAATTGAACATATCCAAAGACCAATTTACATGTGCATTATCTGGCAGGTGGCGAACGTCGCAGCTCGCGGCGGCGGTCCCGGCGCGCTCGTCTGTGCGCGGGCGGCGCCGCGTGCCGCGCGCTCACGCACTCCGACACTGAGGTCCCGCTCGCTCTCCAGCCTCGTAAAATAACCGCCTGACGCGAAATCAAGGTCGATATCACCTACCTAGGAGTGCCTACACCGAAGCGCGCCACGGAACCTGATCTAAGGCTTCTTGTTAGTTATTTAAGTCTTCGGCCTCGCAGTGATCGACTATCGCTTCCTTAAATACACCACACTAACAGTTAGTCGTCTGATACTAAGATTCCACTCGCTCTCCGGCCTCGTAAAATAACCGCCTGACGCGAGATCACGGTCGACATCGAGTATCTTCGAGTGCCTACACCGAAGCACGGCACTGAACCTGATATAAGGCTTCTTGTTAGTTATCTAAGTCTTCGGCCTCGCAGTGTCACCTGAAGTGTGACCGCGTCACCGAATAGCATCTGAGGCTCCATGTTAGTGAATATTCTCTTCGGCCTCCAGCCTCGCAGAGGCCGCCTATTGCTCCCAGGATACATACTACATACCAACTATTTCTCGGAATTGTCTTATCAAGCACCATTCCCGACTGCGTAAGCAGATATCGATCTTTAAACCATTGTAATCGAAACGACATTAATGGAAACGCAATGGGAACCTTTACATTGCGTATGTCCATAGATCTCAGAGCCCTTTACCACGAGGCGACCTGTGTTCATAATATGTTACAACACTTACGACTACCAAAACGAACTACCTAGACCTGTGAAGGAATGGAAATCGTTGGATTTAATTTACCACAATCTTTCCCTAAATGCGCAGCATTACTCAAACGACTTGTAAACAAGACCCTACCATAGTTCAGTCAATTTGTAATAATAGTTAGTGTTTTATGTTAGTTTTCATAGTATTGCATTTTTATGAAAACTGGCATGCTGTTTTCCTCATTTTATTTGCATGACGAAAAAGCTATATAGGATATTGAACATCATCACAAATGTTACATTGATTATTGTAATGAGTGGTGAGCCGCATTGCAATAAGTTAAGCattaatttaaaataggtaggttTACAATAGCCTTTTAAATCTTGAAGTCTCATATGATCTGTTTCTCAAATAATGTAATGTGCCGCACGTATGCATTTTACAATGTGTTTAACACTTGTTtcgtttatttaaaaatattaacaagTATACCAGTATAAGATAGTACAGGAAATAACGAGCAATTTTAGATTCTGTTAATATCGTAAATTTTATGACATAAGCCTTTGTTCGATTGTGCTATTGCTGTAACGttgtataaataatatattatcgaATTTATTATGAGAATTGATCGCTTAGTTGTTATCAGCTATATTACTATAGGTAGAGGTTCAGTTATATTGGGACAAAGAATTGATTTTTAATGAAGTACCCAATTACTTCGATATCACAATGTTTAATACATTCCTGTAAATATATAACGTAGATATAATTAGATAGTGTTTAACGCAAAATAATCTTACCATAGTTTCTTTGGAACATGGTAAATTACGaacaaaatttattttctatcttaaattttatttcgttttatatTATGTTCTATCTACCTCATTCATCAATTAGTCCTTCGATCGCGAGTTTTGCTCATATTTAGATTATATTCCAATAGTTCCCTAGTCCGTAAAAATGGATTGTTTCACTTTTCCTTATTCTTTAAAACGAAGATAGTAATTTATGGTATCTATTCGCCAAAATTTGAGCCAGACGCAAAAGACTGAATTTTTTAGTAATAACTTTGATACTTTTACAAAAATATCCCTTCATATTAAACCTAACACATGATGTTACTTCAACAAGTACCTCCTGaatacttttttatatatattattggaTAGTACAaaattgagttttttattcCGGAACCACaggagtatttttataaattctTCATTGCAATGTGAGGTGCTAGGATGATTGTGAAAAGTTTTCTATTGTGGCTTGTGTCAGCAAGACATCGTTTATTAAAGCGGCATAAAGTATTCTTCGTATCATACTTAATTGGAAACAAGGGAAAATGTTTTTATGACGGTGATAATATCTAAACTTTGGCCCTACTGTAGATATCTGTTATTCAAATTATGCTCGCGTTACTAATTTACTttataaaaacttaaattattGTTATGCACATTGGTTCGCACAGGATGTTttagttatataatatataacatatatttaagactgtttaggttagtttattCAATGCAAGTCAAAAGACATGTAATTGTTTAACATATGAGACTAAACTTCAGAACATGATCTGATTGCTTCAATATTATTTAGTAAGATGTTAGAAGACAGCAATTTATGttttatacatatgtaagtagGTTTTAAGCAGTTGTTAGCCTGCTTTTCGTTGCCTGATGAAACCATCACACTGTTTTTATATCATCAAATATAGCTATATATGTATGCGTAATGTGACATTACGTGTGTTATATAACGAATGTTAAACAAATTGGTGGTTTTTGTGTGATACCTGTTGTTCTGTGGCCATACTGTAGCGGGAAGGGCGTAGAGTTCCGAATACTGCTAGAAGGGTTGTATTGTTAGCCTACTTAGATGTGTATGTTGTAATAAAGTATAAGAACGGGCTTGCATCTCTCGGATTTGCACGCCCAAGT is a window of Cydia splendana chromosome 1, ilCydSple1.2, whole genome shotgun sequence DNA encoding:
- the LOC134795439 gene encoding uncharacterized protein LOC134795439 isoform X4 — protein: MSNWARRMHRRAATLSNVVTSCGHPNTLPYPRRLEKVKFGVPLHEVCKDDIPGPLLVLILKLNKEAPLRRDVFRAPGHQGAMKKLIHFLQTGRLVNVDNYSVYTIASVLKKFLRKIPGGVFGRDGEMHLFTAVELPEEQQVHEIRRLLLSLPVCTQRLLVLLFGTFRVMASNADKAGTGMTSEALGVSVAPSFFHSCVSDGKTATMEDVQRFKAEVCVATRIMRQLIEQFSAGDLFGRDNYEYYARVTGRILRVKDEWICSFRDPPPPRHRIDQEAYARQLSLEAEKTWLQCECDRWGNKFNLEGLTKSEECQSMPALMGVVGGSAAGGVLGLGIIPEHSLLDSCTRLSISLEESVFKVSVSSSSQSSRSNSSPHMTLDELRAINKYAESTKSLSYLPQVANVAARGGGPGALVCARAAPRAARSRTPTLRSRSLSSLVK
- the LOC134795439 gene encoding uncharacterized protein LOC134795439 isoform X1 translates to MSNWARRMHRRAATLSNVVTSCGHPNTLPYPRRLEKVKFGVPLHEVCKDDIPGPLLVLILKLNKEAPLRRDVFRAPGHQGAMKKLIHFLQTGRLVNVDNYSVYTIASVLKKFLRKIPGGVFGRDGEMHLFTAVELPEEQQVHEIRRLLLSLPVCTQRLLVLLFGTFRVMASNADKAGTGMTSEALGVSVAPSFFHSCVSDGKTATMEDVQRFKAEVCVATRIMRQLIEQFSAGDLFGRDNYEYYARVTGRILRVKDEWICSFRDPPPPRHRIDQEAYARQLSLEAEKTWLQCECDRWGNKFNLEGLTKSEECQSMPALMGVVGGSAAGGVLGLGIIPEHSLLDSCTRLSISLEESVFKVSVSSSSQSSRSNSSPHMTLDELRAINKYAESTKSLSYLPQVHERQRARMRTRSEWFLQPAASLDTPRARAGGERRSSRRRSRRARLCAGGAACRALTHSDTEVPLALQPRKITA
- the LOC134795439 gene encoding uncharacterized protein LOC134795439 isoform X2, with protein sequence MSNWARRMHRRAATLSNVVTSCGHPNTLPYPRRLEKVKFGVPLHEVCKDDIPGPLLVLILKLNKEAPLRRDVFRAPGHQGAMKKLIHFLQTGRLVNVDNYSVYTIASVLKKFLRKIPGGVFGRDGEMHLFTAVELPEEQQVHEIRRLLLSLPVCTQRLLVLLFGTFRVMASNADKAGTGMTSEALGVSVAPSFFHSCVSDGKTATMEDVQRFKVATRIMRQLIEQFSAGDLFGRDNYEYYARVTGRILRVKDEWICSFRDPPPPRHRIDQEAYARQLSLEAEKTWLQCECDRWGNKFNLEGLTKSEECQSMPALMGVVGGSAAGGVLGLGIIPEHSLLDSCTRLSISLEESVFKVSVSSSSQSSRSNSSPHMTLDELRAINKYAESTKSLSYLPQVHERQRARMRTRSEWFLQPAASLDTPRARAGGERRSSRRRSRRARLCAGGAACRALTHSDTEVPLALQPRKITA
- the LOC134795439 gene encoding uncharacterized protein LOC134795439 isoform X3, with the protein product MSNWARRMHRRAATLSNVVTSCGHPNTLPYPRRLEKVKFGVPLHEVCKDDIPGPLLVLILKLNKEAPLRRDVFRAPGHQGAMKKLIHFLQTGRLVNVDNYSVYTIASVLKKFLRKIPGGVFGRDGEMHLFTAVELPEEQQVHEIRRLLLSLPVCTQRLLVLLFGTFRVMASNADKAGTGMTSEALGVSVAPSFFHSCVSDGKTATMEDVQRFKVATRIMRQLIEQFSAGDLFGRDNYEYYARVTGRILRVKDEWICSFRDPPPPRHRIDQEAYARQLSLEAEKTWLQCECDRWGNKFNLEGLTKSEECQSMPALMGVVGGSAAGGVLGLGIIPEHSLLDSCTRLSISLEESVFKVSVSSSSQSSRSNSSPHMTLDELRAINKYAESTKSLSYLPQVHERQRARMRTRSEWFLQPAASLDTPRARAGTPPPPPPRVPSRARARARCGDTQQSTALYVLVACLEFLF